ACGTTTACTTTTGATTAAACTAGCGAAGTCTGTTTAATTAAAAGTAAATGTTTAGTTGAGCAAAGCGAAACCAGAAAGGAGCAAACAACATGACCTTAGATTACAGAAAAACATTTGAAATTGAGATAATCAATGAATTTCAATCAGCGATTCACTCAAAAATGTTGAACTATGTTTTAAATAATGAACTCGATAAAAGTGATTCGACAAACCTACAAGTAAATTTATTAAAACAATTATCAAACATGAACCAAATTAATTTATTTGAATTATCTTTAGAAGAATTAGAAGCCTATCACGACTATTTACGAACGATAAAAAAATATGCCGATAACATCACACGAACAGCGTGAGTTTTAACAAACACGCTTGACGATAAAACGAAATGTAAATTAAGTTTTATAGCACAATTACCACTAAATAAAATTTAGGGGTATAAGTGCGCCCTTAAAACTAAGGGGTTCATTTCTACAAAGTTAATCTGACAACTATTCCCTTAGCGATTTTTACTAAGGGCGCACTTATACGCAGTAAAAAAATCTAGCGAATTTTTTCTACGTTGTGCTAAGGGCGCACTTACACTCACCAAAATTTTTTGGTGTCTATCGTGCTAAAAAAGAGGACAGATCACTTGCGTGACGTGTACTCTTTTTTCGTCAAGCGTGTTGGTTAAAATTCGCTTTACTCATGTTAAAATCTTGTTGAACTAGTTTCTTTTATTGCTAGTAATTTTTTTACCTAGTTTTGTATTTTGTGGCAAGCCAGCTTCCTAAACGGGTTTTTACTTTACGAGTTGGATAAGGCAAGTTATTCAGGATCAATTAGATCCACCCTTTCAAATAAAGCGAACGACCCTAACACACCAAATCGGACTGTTTTTGATCCATACACTTCTAGAAATATTTTCGCAGCCCGATCGTAAAAATGAAGAAATAGAAGATCATTAATTGGCTAAAAATTCCGAATAAAATAACAAGTTCATTCAGAATTGAAAGGGAACTTTCACAAAGTTTTTAAGAAAAAGACGGCTGTTACATCAATCTTTTTCGGGTTGAAAAGAGGTAGACCAATTGCGATTCACAAAGAAAGCCCCTGGAATGGTTGATCCAGGGGCTACTTCGTTTAAAAGAGATTATGGTAACTAAGAGGTTAAATAACTATTTTATTTTTGGCTCAGAGTACACTTTGATAGTAATTAACCAACTAAAAATAATTATTATAGAAAAAATAAGTAACATATTGCTATATAAATATGATTGAGAAGAAACATTTATAGGAATAATTTTTTTATTTAGTATGTCTACAGACAGTAATCCTCCTACAACTGCGATTCCTAGTCCTTCAGATAAGAAACTTGTAAAATTAAGTAAACTCATTCCTGAACCACTTTCTTTTGTAGTTAAACTACTTGAAACAATTGTAGATATAACCGTTTTTGTAAAGGACAGACCTCCAAATATAAAAATAATTAATATAGTAATTAAAAAAGGTGTCGTTTCAACAAACAGTGCAGCCAATAGAAAACTAATTGATAACAACATAGCTCCTATAGTTAACACGAATATTGGTCCTTTTTTATCTACTAGTATTCCACCAAAGTAACCAAAAATAATGACACTAACAGCTCCTGGAAAGATAATCCCGTTACCAATGGCAAGTGTACTTAACTGATATAAATCTCTCATCATATAAGGAACCATTGAAATAAATCCTGCCACCGTTCCAAAAAAAAGACCTCCACAAACAATACCAACCATAAAAGATCGGTTTTCACCTAATTTAGGCTCAATAAACGGCTCATCCACTTTTTTTATGTGCTTAATAAAAATAATGAAAATAACGAAACTTATTCCTAAGAAATATAATTTATATGATGTGGTAAACACCATAAAAGTTACTATGCTTAACGACATTAATACTAATCCTATAAAATCAAAACTTCCCTTTTTAATCGGTTCATGATCAAGCATTTTGATAAGAAAAGGAACTGATATTAAAGTTCCTAAAGGTAATATCAATAGATAAGACCAATGAATATATTCAGCTATCATTCCACCGATAGATGGACCTAGAGCTTCACCCATTGCAACAATGGAACCAATAAGTCCAAAAGCCTTTCCCTGGCTCTCCCTTGGAATATATTTAGCAACAACCACCATAATTAACGCAGGAAAAGCTGCAGCTCCTGTACCTTGAATGAATCGTGATAATAATAATACAGGAAATGATGTATGACCTATAAAACCCATAATTGAACCTATACAATTTAATAAAATTCCTGTTAATAACAGTTTCTTAATACCAACATAATCAGAAACTTTGCCATATATGGCTGTTCCTACAGAAAAACTTAACATGAACGATGTATTAATCCAATTTATACTTGCAGGAGCTTTTCCAAAGTAATTCGCTACATCAGGAAAAGATACATTTAGAACCATTTCATTTAGTACACTAAAGAAAGATAAAAAGCAAAGCCAAAGTAATAATTTGTTGTATTGTGATTTATGGTTTGACGAATTAGAATTCATTTCTTCACTCTTTCCCTTTAATTAATAAAGATTTTATCCTATCAACTTTTCCTTGTTGATATAAACTTTTATCTACCACTTCTTGATAAGATACAATTTTATTTTTTATATAGGCTTGTCCATTAAATAGTTCATTACTCTTTTCTTCAAATATTAAAAATAAAGATTGAGGTAACTTTGCAATTAAATTAAATTCATCTTCTACCTCTGATACATTTAAGACATTTCCCTCTAATTTTCCGAGTTCACTAATAGCCTTCCCTAAATAATCTTTATTTGCAGATACATCTATCTCTACTACTGGTTCTACAATGACTGTTTTAGAATTTAACAATGCTTTATACAATGCATATGGTGTTAACTTTCTAAATTCAGATGGTGTACTGACTGGACTAAAAAATTCAGCATCTGTCAACGTTACTTTTACATTGGTTAATTCAAAATCATAAAGACCTGTTTTAGTTGAACTAAACACACTATCTTTAATAGCATTTTGAAATGACTGTTTCAGATAACCTGTTGTCACTAAACTATCAAATTGAATGCCTGATAGGTTACTCGGTTCAACTTTCAAGGTCATCGTTGCCCAATAGGGATTAAGTGATTCATCTACATCAATTGTGCCTATTCCTATTTCTTCTATAATTTCTTTATAAACAATTGTTGGTAATGATAATTTAAGCGTCTTAAAAGAGTAACGTCTGCGTATAGTTTCTTCTAAGTATTCTCGTTGAACTCGACCAAAAATTTTCATTGA
This genomic interval from Enterococcus saigonensis contains the following:
- a CDS encoding epsilon-antitoxin produces the protein MTLDYRKTFEIEIINEFQSAIHSKMLNYVLNNELDKSDSTNLQVNLLKQLSNMNQINLFELSLEELEAYHDYLRTIKKYADNITRTA
- the tet gene encoding Tet(L)/Tet(K)/Tet(45) family tetracycline efflux MFS transporter, with protein sequence MNSNSSNHKSQYNKLLLWLCFLSFFSVLNEMVLNVSFPDVANYFGKAPASINWINTSFMLSFSVGTAIYGKVSDYVGIKKLLLTGILLNCIGSIMGFIGHTSFPVLLLSRFIQGTGAAAFPALIMVVVAKYIPRESQGKAFGLIGSIVAMGEALGPSIGGMIAEYIHWSYLLILPLGTLISVPFLIKMLDHEPIKKGSFDFIGLVLMSLSIVTFMVFTTSYKLYFLGISFVIFIIFIKHIKKVDEPFIEPKLGENRSFMVGIVCGGLFFGTVAGFISMVPYMMRDLYQLSTLAIGNGIIFPGAVSVIIFGYFGGILVDKKGPIFVLTIGAMLLSISFLLAALFVETTPFLITILIIFIFGGLSFTKTVISTIVSSSLTTKESGSGMSLLNFTSFLSEGLGIAVVGGLLSVDILNKKIIPINVSSQSYLYSNMLLIFSIIIIFSWLITIKVYSEPKIK